One genomic region from Arthrobacter sp. FB24 encodes:
- a CDS encoding formate--tetrahydrofolate ligase, with protein sequence MSDNNVMSDLEIAQRATMRPIGDIAAAAGINADAVELYGRYKAKIDPAKLIDPAGAPKRLPGKVVLVSAMSPTPAGEGKSTTTVGLADSLARAGRNVMIALREPSLGPVLGMKGGATGGGYSQVLPMEEINLHFTGDFHAITSANNALMALVDNHIFQGNELNIDPRRMTFKRVLDMNDRSLREVIIGLGGPAQGVPRQDGFDITVASEIMAVFCLATDIADLRARLGRITFGYTYDREPVTVADLGVQGALTMLLRDAIKPNLVQTIAGTPALVHGGPFANIAHGCNSLIATQTARRLADIVVTEAGFGADLGAEKFMDIKARVAGVAPSAVVLVATVRALKMHGGVAKDRLQEPNVEALAAGSANLRRHIRNVEKFGITPVVAVNKFATDTPEELDWLLEWCAGEGVQAAVADVWGRGGGGDGGDELAAKVLAALEAPHSFRHLYPLELSVEDKIRTIVQEMYGADGVDFSVPALKRLAEIEKNGWAGMPVCMAKTQYSFSDDATRLGAPKGFTVHVRDLIPKTGAGFIVALTGAVMTMPGLPKVPAALRMDVDDTGKPLGLF encoded by the coding sequence ATGTCTGACAACAACGTCATGAGTGACCTGGAAATCGCCCAGCGCGCCACCATGCGCCCCATCGGTGACATCGCCGCCGCGGCAGGCATCAACGCCGACGCCGTGGAACTCTATGGCCGGTACAAGGCGAAAATCGATCCGGCGAAGCTTATAGATCCGGCAGGGGCACCGAAGCGCCTGCCGGGCAAGGTGGTGCTCGTCTCCGCGATGTCCCCCACTCCGGCGGGCGAGGGGAAGTCCACCACCACGGTGGGTCTGGCGGATTCCCTCGCCCGGGCGGGCCGGAACGTGATGATTGCGCTGCGTGAGCCGTCCCTGGGTCCCGTTCTTGGGATGAAGGGCGGGGCCACCGGCGGAGGCTACTCCCAGGTGCTGCCCATGGAGGAAATCAACCTGCACTTCACGGGCGACTTCCACGCCATCACCTCGGCGAACAACGCGCTCATGGCCCTGGTGGACAACCATATTTTCCAGGGCAACGAACTCAACATCGATCCCCGCAGGATGACCTTCAAACGGGTCCTCGACATGAACGACCGCTCCCTCCGCGAAGTGATCATCGGCCTCGGCGGTCCGGCCCAGGGCGTCCCGCGGCAGGACGGCTTCGACATCACCGTGGCTTCGGAGATCATGGCGGTCTTCTGCCTGGCCACGGACATCGCCGATCTCCGTGCCCGGCTGGGCCGCATCACCTTCGGCTATACCTATGACCGCGAACCCGTCACGGTGGCGGACCTCGGGGTCCAGGGTGCACTGACCATGCTGCTCAGGGATGCGATCAAGCCCAACCTCGTGCAGACCATCGCCGGCACTCCGGCCCTGGTGCACGGCGGCCCGTTTGCCAACATCGCACACGGCTGCAACTCGCTGATCGCCACCCAGACCGCCCGCCGGCTCGCGGACATCGTGGTCACCGAAGCCGGCTTCGGCGCAGACCTGGGCGCGGAAAAGTTCATGGACATCAAGGCGAGGGTGGCAGGCGTGGCGCCGTCCGCCGTCGTGCTCGTGGCAACCGTACGGGCGCTGAAGATGCACGGCGGTGTGGCCAAGGACCGGCTGCAGGAGCCCAACGTGGAGGCGCTGGCCGCCGGATCGGCAAATCTCCGGCGGCACATCCGCAACGTGGAGAAGTTCGGAATCACTCCCGTGGTGGCCGTCAACAAGTTCGCCACTGACACCCCGGAGGAGTTGGACTGGCTGCTGGAGTGGTGCGCCGGCGAAGGGGTGCAGGCCGCGGTGGCAGACGTCTGGGGTCGCGGCGGCGGCGGCGACGGCGGCGACGAGCTCGCGGCCAAGGTGCTCGCGGCGCTCGAGGCGCCGCACAGCTTCCGGCACCTCTACCCGCTGGAGCTGTCTGTGGAGGACAAGATCCGCACCATCGTGCAGGAAATGTACGGGGCCGACGGCGTGGACTTCTCCGTTCCCGCCCTCAAGCGCCTTGCCGAAATCGAGAAGAACGGCTGGGCCGGCATGCCCGTCTGCATGGCCAAGACCCAGTACTCCTTCAGTGACGACGCCACCCGCCTGGGCGCACCGAAAGGCTTCACGGTCCATGTACGGGACCTCATCCCCAAGACCGGGGCGGGTTTCATCGTGGCCCTGACCGGCGCGGTGATGACGATGCCGGGTCTGCCCAAGGTTCCGGCAGCCCTGCGGATGGACGTGGACGACACCGGCAAGCCCCTCGGCCTCTTCTAG
- a CDS encoding inositol-3-phosphate synthase: MSSNPIRVAIVGVGNCAASLVQGVHYYRDADPQATIPGLMHVEFGKYHVNDVEFVAAFDVDGKKVGVDLADAILASENNTIKIADVPPTGVTVQRGPTLDGLGKYYLETIEQSPSEPVDVVQALKDAKVDVMVCYLPVGSQEAAEFYAQAAIDAGVAFVNALPVFIAGTKEWADKFTAAGVPIVGDDIKSQIGATITHRVMAKLFEDRGVTLDRTYQLNVGGNMDFKNMLERDRLESKKISKTQAVTSNVEAELAAKDVHIGPSDYVQWLDDRKWAFVRLEGRNFGDAPVSLEYKLEVWDSPNSAGVIIDAIRAAKIGLDRGIGGPLLSASSYFMKSPPEQFNDDLAREKVEAFIRGDLER, translated from the coding sequence GTGTCTTCAAATCCGATTCGTGTTGCCATCGTCGGTGTGGGTAACTGCGCCGCGTCCCTGGTCCAGGGTGTCCACTACTACCGGGATGCCGACCCCCAGGCCACGATTCCCGGTCTGATGCACGTGGAGTTCGGCAAGTACCACGTCAACGATGTTGAATTCGTTGCAGCCTTCGATGTCGACGGCAAGAAGGTCGGCGTTGACCTGGCCGACGCCATCCTGGCCAGCGAAAACAACACCATCAAGATCGCCGACGTCCCGCCCACCGGCGTAACGGTCCAGCGCGGCCCCACCCTGGACGGCCTCGGCAAGTACTACCTTGAGACCATTGAGCAGTCCCCGTCAGAGCCGGTCGATGTTGTCCAGGCACTGAAGGACGCCAAGGTTGACGTCATGGTCTGCTACCTGCCCGTTGGATCGCAGGAAGCCGCCGAATTCTACGCACAGGCCGCAATCGACGCCGGCGTGGCCTTCGTCAACGCCCTGCCCGTCTTCATCGCCGGAACCAAGGAGTGGGCGGACAAGTTCACGGCCGCCGGTGTCCCGATCGTGGGCGACGACATCAAGAGCCAGATCGGTGCCACCATCACGCACCGCGTCATGGCCAAGCTCTTCGAAGACCGCGGCGTCACGCTGGACCGCACCTACCAGCTGAACGTCGGCGGCAACATGGACTTCAAGAACATGCTGGAGCGCGACCGCCTCGAGTCCAAGAAGATCTCCAAGACCCAGGCCGTCACGTCCAACGTCGAAGCTGAACTGGCCGCCAAGGACGTGCACATCGGCCCGTCCGACTACGTCCAGTGGCTCGATGACCGCAAGTGGGCCTTCGTGCGCCTCGAAGGACGCAACTTCGGTGACGCCCCGGTGTCGCTCGAATACAAGCTGGAGGTCTGGGACTCACCCAACTCCGCCGGCGTGATCATCGACGCCATCCGCGCGGCCAAGATCGGCCTGGACCGCGGTATCGGCGGCCCGCTGCTCTCGGCGTCCAGCTACTTCATGAAGTCCCCGCCGGAACAGTTCAACGACGACCTCGCCCGTGAAAAGGTTGAGGCCTTCATCCGCGGAGACCTGGAGCGCTAA
- a CDS encoding MerR family transcriptional regulator — protein sequence MDPSLEPKKARMQLKELSERSGVSAASIKYYLREGLLPAGAAVHPTRAQYSARHVERLELIQALRRIVGLTIEQIRGLLRMADDGAPRLDLLAAVQRVVLELDSYATTGGGVGTPAADAVVRLRGWPDAQSDARNALNAHVELMESLNIRVSPEVLDTYSKAMDDVAGIDIAATTAPDSVDQLILTAAVGMHMHSRLLLRLLALAQASHAIRRYENDV from the coding sequence ATGGACCCAAGCCTCGAACCCAAGAAGGCGCGGATGCAGCTCAAGGAACTCAGTGAGCGGTCGGGGGTCTCGGCCGCCAGCATCAAGTATTACCTGCGTGAGGGCCTGTTGCCCGCCGGGGCGGCCGTCCACCCAACCCGCGCGCAGTATTCAGCGCGGCACGTCGAGCGACTCGAATTGATCCAGGCGCTCCGCCGGATAGTCGGACTGACCATCGAACAGATCCGCGGTCTGCTCAGAATGGCCGACGACGGCGCACCGCGGCTTGACCTGTTGGCGGCAGTCCAGCGCGTGGTGCTGGAGCTGGACAGCTACGCCACAACGGGTGGCGGCGTCGGCACACCGGCGGCTGACGCCGTCGTACGTCTTCGGGGCTGGCCCGATGCCCAGAGCGACGCCCGGAACGCGCTCAATGCGCATGTCGAGTTGATGGAAAGCCTCAACATCCGTGTCTCACCTGAGGTGCTGGACACGTACAGCAAGGCTATGGATGACGTCGCCGGGATCGATATCGCGGCCACGACGGCGCCGGACAGCGTCGACCAGCTTATTCTCACTGCCGCAGTCGGGATGCACATGCACAGCCGGCTGCTGCTCAGGCTCCTGGCGCTTGCACAGGCCAGCCACGCCATCCGCAGATATGAAAATGACGTTTAA
- a CDS encoding GNAT family N-acetyltransferase, producing MSATADAAADSNQHPAGIEIRPATAADWAGMWAILEPVIRAGETFTWDRGTTEDEARARWFKDAPGQAFVAVQDGAVLGTGELHANQGGGGSHVANAGYMVHPDHAGKGLAKALCAYSLDAARAAGFRAMQFNAVVESNVRAVAAWQAMGFEVLATIPEAFNHPTLGYVGLKVLYRKL from the coding sequence GTGAGCGCAACCGCAGACGCAGCAGCAGATTCAAACCAGCACCCGGCCGGCATCGAAATCCGCCCCGCCACCGCAGCCGACTGGGCCGGTATGTGGGCCATCCTGGAGCCGGTCATCCGGGCCGGGGAGACCTTCACCTGGGACCGCGGCACCACGGAGGACGAGGCCCGCGCGCGCTGGTTCAAGGACGCCCCGGGCCAGGCATTCGTGGCTGTCCAGGACGGGGCGGTGCTGGGGACGGGAGAACTGCACGCCAACCAGGGCGGGGGAGGGAGCCACGTGGCCAACGCAGGCTACATGGTCCACCCGGACCACGCCGGCAAGGGACTCGCCAAGGCCCTCTGCGCCTACTCGCTGGACGCGGCCCGGGCGGCAGGATTCCGTGCCATGCAGTTCAACGCCGTGGTGGAGAGCAACGTCCGCGCCGTCGCGGCCTGGCAGGCCATGGGTTTTGAGGTCCTGGCCACCATCCCGGAGGCCTTCAACCACCCGACGCTGGGATACGTGGGCCTGAAGGTGCTGTACCGCAAGCTGTAG
- the mshA gene encoding D-inositol-3-phosphate glycosyltransferase translates to MTLIRRVAFLSLHTSPMEQPGSGDAGGMNVYVRALASALAASGVEVEIFTRSTSSGQPAVEHPDPGVCVHNVISGPPRKLPKEELPELLHSMVAEIERIRQRQPHGRYDLIHSHYWVSGVAGLELSRLWGVPLVHTMHTMAKVKNLLLQSGEKPEPRRREDGELRIVDGATRLIANTPAEAAELVSHYNADFDHIDVAPPGVDLTVFTPAFRPRSRAQLGVPAGKFHLLFAGRIQRLKGPQVLVKAAALLRSRRPDIDLQVTILGALSGAKDFDLKSLISAAGMDDVVTHHPPVNAPELAGWFRSADVVVMPSYSESFGLVALEAQACGTPVVATRVGGLSRAIFDGRTGLLVDGHKAADWADVLEALYDDPATRGDMGRAAALHAQGFGWQRTAAITLESYHAAVDQYIDSHRIPVGHSP, encoded by the coding sequence GTGACTCTGATCCGCCGTGTCGCGTTCCTTTCCCTGCACACCTCGCCCATGGAACAACCCGGTTCCGGCGACGCCGGCGGCATGAACGTATACGTGCGGGCACTGGCGTCGGCGCTGGCTGCCAGCGGCGTTGAGGTGGAAATCTTCACCCGGTCCACGTCGTCGGGACAACCCGCCGTCGAACACCCGGATCCCGGCGTGTGCGTCCACAACGTGATCTCCGGACCGCCGCGGAAGCTGCCCAAAGAGGAGCTTCCGGAGCTGCTGCACAGCATGGTGGCGGAAATTGAGCGCATCCGGCAGCGCCAGCCGCACGGCCGGTACGACCTCATCCATTCGCACTACTGGGTGTCCGGCGTGGCCGGGCTGGAGCTTTCCCGGCTGTGGGGCGTGCCGCTGGTGCACACCATGCACACCATGGCCAAGGTCAAGAACCTCCTCCTGCAGTCCGGCGAGAAGCCCGAACCGCGGCGGCGCGAGGACGGCGAACTCCGGATCGTCGACGGCGCCACCCGGCTGATCGCGAACACCCCCGCCGAAGCCGCCGAACTCGTGTCGCATTACAACGCCGACTTCGACCACATCGATGTGGCTCCCCCGGGTGTGGACCTGACTGTTTTTACGCCGGCCTTCCGCCCCAGGTCCCGGGCACAGCTCGGCGTACCTGCCGGCAAGTTCCACCTACTGTTCGCCGGACGCATCCAACGGCTCAAGGGCCCGCAGGTCCTCGTCAAGGCAGCTGCCCTGCTCCGCTCGCGCCGCCCGGACATCGACCTGCAGGTGACCATCCTGGGCGCACTGAGCGGGGCCAAGGACTTCGACCTGAAGTCGCTGATCAGCGCTGCCGGAATGGACGACGTCGTCACCCACCACCCGCCGGTGAACGCACCGGAGCTGGCCGGCTGGTTCCGCTCCGCCGACGTCGTGGTGATGCCGTCCTACAGTGAATCCTTCGGCTTGGTGGCGTTGGAAGCCCAGGCATGCGGGACTCCGGTGGTGGCAACCCGGGTGGGCGGACTGTCCCGGGCCATTTTCGACGGACGGACCGGGCTGCTGGTGGACGGGCACAAAGCCGCTGACTGGGCCGACGTTCTGGAAGCGCTCTATGACGACCCCGCCACCCGCGGGGACATGGGGCGGGCTGCAGCCCTGCACGCCCAGGGTTTCGGCTGGCAGCGCACTGCCGCCATCACGCTGGAGAGCTACCACGCCGCCGTAGACCAGTACATTGATAGTCACAGAATTCCGGTGGGCCACTCGCCTTGA
- a CDS encoding DUF2306 domain-containing protein codes for MEHWNVLLVSHVIAALFVLVIGPFQILRRRRDRIHRTMGYLWVAAMYYVCFSSFWIVTAGHFTWLHGLSAFTIVTVTLGLVSAIRGNVPSHLGNMVGSYIGISVAFIFAVAVPGRAIPQLLAEDPASAAYVAGLVVLSVAVMFVSLKRGGSTGVAAKAKDQTLSHSLQV; via the coding sequence ATGGAGCACTGGAATGTACTGCTTGTCAGTCATGTGATCGCAGCGTTGTTCGTCCTCGTCATTGGCCCCTTTCAAATACTTCGCCGTCGACGCGACCGCATCCACCGCACGATGGGCTACCTGTGGGTGGCAGCCATGTACTACGTCTGCTTCAGCAGTTTCTGGATTGTGACCGCCGGACATTTCACCTGGCTGCACGGGCTGTCCGCCTTCACCATCGTGACCGTTACCCTCGGCCTTGTGAGTGCAATTCGCGGCAACGTTCCGTCGCACCTGGGAAACATGGTGGGTAGCTATATCGGTATCTCCGTGGCGTTCATTTTCGCCGTCGCGGTGCCGGGACGGGCCATCCCGCAACTTCTTGCCGAGGACCCGGCCTCCGCGGCGTACGTTGCCGGGCTGGTGGTGCTGAGCGTGGCGGTGATGTTCGTTTCACTCAAGCGCGGTGGCAGTACCGGGGTGGCAGCCAAAGCAAAGGACCAGACGCTCTCTCATTCCCTACAGGTTTAA
- the treZ gene encoding malto-oligosyltrehalose trehalohydrolase encodes MTHPASGSGRFDIWAPEVTAITLLADGSEYPMSQRGDGWWTASDAPAGGEVDYGYLPGTDTTPLPDPRSRRQPAGVHSLSRTFDPAAHAWADGNWAGRELQGAVIYELHIGTFTPEGTLEAAAGKLGYLKDLGVDFVELLPVNGFNGTHNWGYDGVLWYTVHEGYGGPAAYQRFVDAAHGAGLGVIQDVVYNHLGPSGNYLPKFGPYLKSGEGNTWGDSVNLDGNGSDEVRRYILDNAAMWLRDYHVDGLRIDAVHAFKDERAVHLLEEFGALGDTVAAETGRPITMIAESDLNNPRLLYPRDVNGYGLEGQWSDDFHHAVHVNISGETEGYYSDFDSLGALAKVLRDGFFHDGSYSSFRGRHHGRPINTGLVHPAALVVCSQNHDQIGNRATGDRLSQSLSYGRLAVAAVLTLTSPFTPMLFMGEEYGATTPWQFFTSHPEPELGKATAEGRIKEFERMGWDPAVVPDPQDPETFNRSKLNWAEATEGDHARLLDLYRTLTALRRSTPELAGLGFTDTAVDYSEEEGWLRFRRGDVLVALNFSEQTVKLEDAAGSVLLSTDEASVPDGGSLLLAPWSAVIVRA; translated from the coding sequence ATGACCCACCCCGCAAGCGGAAGCGGACGCTTCGACATCTGGGCCCCGGAGGTCACTGCCATCACGTTGTTGGCCGACGGCTCTGAATACCCCATGAGCCAGCGCGGCGACGGCTGGTGGACGGCCTCGGACGCCCCGGCCGGGGGAGAGGTGGACTACGGCTACCTGCCGGGGACGGACACCACCCCCTTGCCGGATCCCCGGTCCCGCCGCCAGCCGGCCGGCGTGCACTCTCTGTCCCGCACCTTCGACCCCGCCGCCCACGCGTGGGCCGACGGGAACTGGGCGGGCCGGGAGCTGCAGGGTGCCGTCATCTACGAACTGCACATTGGCACGTTCACGCCGGAGGGCACCCTGGAAGCCGCAGCCGGAAAGCTGGGCTACCTCAAGGACCTCGGCGTCGACTTCGTGGAACTCCTGCCCGTCAACGGCTTCAACGGCACCCACAACTGGGGCTACGACGGGGTCCTCTGGTACACCGTCCATGAGGGCTACGGCGGCCCTGCCGCTTACCAGCGTTTCGTGGACGCCGCCCACGGCGCAGGCCTGGGCGTCATCCAGGACGTCGTGTACAACCACCTCGGTCCCAGCGGAAACTATCTGCCGAAGTTCGGGCCCTACTTGAAGTCCGGCGAAGGGAACACCTGGGGCGACTCGGTGAACCTGGACGGCAACGGATCAGACGAGGTCCGCCGCTACATCCTGGACAACGCAGCCATGTGGCTCAGGGACTACCACGTCGACGGGCTGCGGATCGACGCCGTGCACGCCTTCAAGGACGAGCGGGCGGTCCACCTCCTGGAGGAGTTCGGTGCCCTGGGCGACACTGTGGCCGCGGAAACCGGCCGCCCGATCACCATGATCGCGGAGTCGGACCTCAACAACCCCCGCCTGCTGTACCCCCGCGACGTCAACGGGTACGGACTGGAGGGCCAGTGGAGCGACGACTTCCACCACGCCGTCCACGTGAACATCAGCGGCGAGACGGAGGGGTACTACAGCGACTTCGATTCGCTGGGCGCCCTGGCCAAGGTGCTGCGCGACGGGTTCTTCCACGACGGCAGCTACTCCAGCTTCCGCGGCCGGCACCACGGGCGGCCCATTAACACCGGGCTGGTGCACCCCGCAGCCCTGGTGGTGTGCAGCCAGAACCACGACCAGATCGGCAACCGCGCCACCGGCGACAGGCTTTCCCAGTCGCTGTCCTACGGCCGGTTGGCCGTGGCGGCCGTCCTCACGCTGACGTCCCCGTTCACGCCCATGCTCTTTATGGGGGAGGAATACGGCGCCACCACGCCGTGGCAGTTCTTCACCTCCCACCCCGAGCCGGAGCTGGGCAAGGCGACGGCGGAAGGCCGTATCAAGGAGTTCGAACGCATGGGGTGGGATCCCGCCGTCGTACCTGATCCCCAGGATCCGGAGACCTTCAACCGTTCGAAACTGAACTGGGCCGAGGCCACCGAGGGTGACCATGCCCGCCTCCTGGACCTCTACCGGACCCTGACGGCGCTCCGCCGTTCCACCCCGGAACTTGCGGGGCTGGGCTTCACGGACACCGCGGTGGACTACAGCGAAGAGGAGGGGTGGCTGCGGTTCCGGCGTGGAGACGTGCTGGTGGCGCTGAACTTCTCCGAACAGACGGTAAAGCTCGAAGATGCGGCCGGATCAGTGTTGCTTTCCACCGACGAGGCATCAGTGCCCGACGGCGGCTCGCTCTTGCTGGCGCCGTGGAGTGCCGTCATCGTGAGGGCCTGA
- the mgrA gene encoding L-glyceraldehyde 3-phosphate reductase: MTYSAAENRYESMPYRRVGRSGLKLPAISLGLWHNFGDDKRFDEQRAILRRAFDLGVNHFDLANNYGPPDGSAETNFGRHLQDDFKPYRDELVISTKAGYYMWPGPYGEWGSRKYLISSLDQSLQRMGLDYVDIFYSHRPDPETPMEETMGALDYAVRSGKALYAGISSYTPEQTIEAARILKELGTPLLIHQPSYSMLNRWTEDGAPNLYEALDQVGAGSIAFSPLAQGMLTDRYLNGVPADSRAAKERFLSESALTEDKLDRVRALNNIAAGRGQSLAQMAIAWILRDQPKGSPVTSALVGASSVKQLEDTLSAINNLAFSQEELKAIDEFAVESDINLWAQK, encoded by the coding sequence ATGACTTATTCTGCAGCGGAGAACCGCTATGAATCCATGCCCTACCGCCGCGTCGGACGCAGCGGCCTGAAGCTTCCGGCGATCTCCCTGGGGCTCTGGCACAACTTCGGCGACGATAAGCGCTTCGACGAGCAGCGCGCCATCCTCCGCCGCGCCTTCGACCTGGGCGTCAACCACTTTGACCTGGCGAACAACTACGGCCCGCCGGACGGCTCCGCAGAAACTAACTTCGGCCGCCACCTGCAGGACGACTTCAAGCCGTACCGCGACGAGCTGGTCATCTCCACGAAGGCCGGTTACTACATGTGGCCGGGCCCGTACGGCGAGTGGGGCTCCCGCAAATACCTGATCTCCAGCCTGGACCAGTCGCTGCAGCGCATGGGCCTGGACTACGTGGACATCTTCTACAGCCACCGCCCGGACCCTGAAACGCCCATGGAAGAGACCATGGGTGCGCTGGACTACGCCGTCCGCTCCGGGAAGGCACTCTATGCAGGCATCTCCTCCTACACCCCGGAACAGACCATCGAGGCCGCCCGGATCCTGAAGGAGCTCGGCACCCCGCTGCTCATCCACCAGCCCAGCTACTCCATGCTGAACCGCTGGACCGAAGACGGCGCACCGAACCTCTACGAGGCGCTGGACCAGGTGGGCGCGGGTTCCATTGCGTTCTCCCCGCTGGCACAGGGCATGCTGACGGACCGCTACCTGAACGGCGTCCCGGCCGATTCGCGTGCAGCCAAGGAACGGTTCCTGTCTGAATCGGCGCTCACCGAGGACAAGCTGGACCGGGTGCGCGCGCTCAACAATATCGCCGCAGGCCGCGGCCAGTCGCTCGCGCAGATGGCCATCGCCTGGATCCTCCGCGACCAGCCCAAGGGCTCACCCGTGACGTCCGCGCTGGTGGGCGCGTCCAGCGTCAAACAGTTGGAGGACACCCTGTCCGCCATCAACAACCTGGCGTTCTCGCAGGAGGAGCTGAAGGCGATCGACGAGTTCGCCGTCGAATCCGACATCAACCTCTGGGCGCAGAAGTAG